The region ATCGTAAGGGCCGTGGTATTGCTACTGGTAACGGCAAGACTGCTGGTCGTGGCCAAAAGGGTCAAATGGCTCGTTCTGGTGGCGGTACACGTTGGGGATTTGAAGGTGGTCAGACACCTATGTTCAGACGTATGTCAAAGCGTGGCTTTAACAACTACAACTTTGTACCACAGAGCGTCGAAATTACAGTTGGCCGCTTAAATGCATTTGAAGAAGGTGCTGAAGTTACATTAGAATCAGTGCGTGAACTTGGCTTAGTTAAGTTTTCTAAGGCTGTGACAAATTTAGTTATCTTAGGTGGCGGCGAATTAACAAAGAAGTTGACTGTTAAGGCTAATCGTTTTACAGCAGCTGCTAAGGAAGCCATCCAGCAAGCTGGAGGCACAGCTACGGAGGTATAATCATGGGCGATATGTTATCCACATTGAAATCAGCATGGCGCAACGAGGATTTACACAAGCGTCTGCTTTTTACAATGTTCATGATTGTGCTGTTTAGAGTCGGCGGTTCAATACCTGTTCCAGGTATTGACCGCGTGGCATTTACAAATATCATCAACCGTTTTGGTACGCTCGGTAGCATGATGGATTTGATCTCAGGTGGTGCGTTGACCTCTGTTTCTATCTTCGCTATGGGTATTCAACCT is a window of Amygdalobacter nucleatus DNA encoding:
- the rplO gene encoding 50S ribosomal protein L15 translates to MKLNDLKPSVGSNKKAYRKGRGIATGNGKTAGRGQKGQMARSGGGTRWGFEGGQTPMFRRMSKRGFNNYNFVPQSVEITVGRLNAFEEGAEVTLESVRELGLVKFSKAVTNLVILGGGELTKKLTVKANRFTAAAKEAIQQAGGTATEV